The following proteins are encoded in a genomic region of Paenibacillus sp. FSL R7-0273:
- a CDS encoding M48 family metallopeptidase has translation MQIQIGDQTFALNVQYSKGKKISLQIDGAGRLNVKAPKGTADEAILNAVQGHSAWIIEKLSSLETAKRVPQPKAYEEEGSFLYLGKEYPLHELIGTGERDAEALKLALKKFYFTSLKKVVAERMPPYQNQLKVKPKSFEIVESRTKWGSCSADKKLTFNYRLAMAPPEVIDYVIVHELCHLLHMNHDRSFWRRLGGIMPDYKDKEEFLARFGGFMTL, from the coding sequence ATGCAGATTCAGATCGGAGACCAGACCTTTGCGCTGAACGTCCAGTACAGTAAAGGCAAAAAAATATCGCTGCAAATCGACGGAGCCGGCCGGCTCAATGTAAAAGCCCCCAAGGGGACGGCAGACGAGGCTATTCTTAACGCTGTCCAGGGACATAGCGCCTGGATTATAGAGAAGCTGAGCAGTCTGGAGACGGCCAAGCGCGTTCCGCAGCCGAAGGCGTATGAAGAGGAAGGAAGCTTTTTATACCTGGGCAAGGAGTATCCGCTGCATGAGCTGATCGGAACCGGTGAGCGGGATGCGGAGGCGTTGAAGCTTGCGCTGAAGAAGTTTTATTTTACAAGCCTCAAAAAAGTGGTTGCCGAGCGGATGCCGCCCTATCAGAACCAGCTGAAGGTTAAGCCGAAATCATTTGAAATTGTAGAGTCCCGGACCAAATGGGGGAGCTGCAGCGCGGATAAAAAGCTGACCTTTAACTACAGGCTGGCCATGGCCCCGCCGGAGGTGATCGATTATGTCATTGTTCATGAGCTGTGCCATCTGCTGCATATGAACCACGACCGGTCCTTTTGGCGGCGGCTGGGCGGCATCATGCCGGATTATAAGGACAAGGAGGAATTCCTTGCCCGTTTCGGCGGGTTCATGACCCTGTAA
- a CDS encoding GNAT family N-acetyltransferase: protein MEHLQFVTDYKKNEQLRTSFTRLAADTFGLELNRWYQEGFWDEGYIPFSYAAGEQIVANVSVNPLDVVIGGSSKKAVQLGTVMTHPDYRQQGLSAALMNKVMEAYSSSCDFMYLFANDSVLDFYPRFGFTPVREELFTAAYEPQQLLNPKQTSIRKLDGSCSEDLAFIHTFASRRLPVSQRFGTDGGLGLLMFYCLNVFSGDLYYLEEEEVIVICQREGNELHMYDVISRKAPDIHAILSKLAGSSTARITFHYTPDYSGLEMSSAPYNSGLFVRTCSGDAFPGGIKHPATSIA from the coding sequence ATGGAACATTTGCAGTTCGTTACAGACTACAAAAAGAATGAACAGCTGAGGACCAGCTTTACCCGGCTTGCTGCGGATACGTTCGGCCTGGAGCTGAACCGCTGGTATCAGGAGGGCTTCTGGGATGAAGGATACATTCCGTTTTCCTATGCTGCCGGGGAACAGATTGTTGCGAACGTTTCGGTGAACCCGCTGGATGTTGTTATTGGGGGCAGCTCCAAAAAAGCCGTTCAGCTTGGTACCGTGATGACACATCCCGATTACCGGCAGCAGGGCTTATCTGCAGCATTAATGAACAAAGTCATGGAAGCCTACAGCAGCAGCTGTGATTTCATGTATCTGTTCGCCAATGACAGTGTGCTGGATTTCTATCCGCGGTTTGGCTTTACACCGGTCCGGGAAGAGCTTTTTACTGCCGCATATGAGCCGCAGCAGCTCCTTAACCCGAAGCAGACCTCTATACGCAAATTGGATGGCTCCTGCTCAGAGGATCTGGCGTTCATTCATACCTTCGCCTCCCGGCGTCTGCCGGTGTCGCAGCGTTTCGGTACAGACGGCGGCCTGGGGCTGCTGATGTTTTACTGTCTGAATGTGTTCAGCGGTGATCTTTATTATCTGGAGGAGGAAGAGGTCATTGTGATCTGCCAGCGGGAGGGAAATGAGCTGCATATGTATGACGTTATAAGCCGCAAGGCACCTGATATTCATGCCATACTGTCTAAGCTTGCGGGTAGCAGCACGGCACGAATTACTTTCCACTATACGCCTGATTACAGCGGGCTTGAAATGAGCAGCGCTCCTTATAACAGCGGACTGTTCGTAAGAACCTGCTCCGGTGACGCTTTTCCCGGGGGCATCAAGCATCCTGCCACTTCAATCGCCTAG
- a CDS encoding GNAT family N-acetyltransferase, with protein MEKHPVEPILLDIPEHFESRRLLIRPALWGDGAAVNEAVRESLKELRPWMPWADSLPTPDQSEASIRRSRLEFLERKDMRLLLFQKGTGILVGSSGLHRIDWQTRKFEIGYWVRTSYSRQGYITEAVQAIADFAVAELGANRIEIRCDARNVHSARVAERSGFTLEGILRNDKCDVDGQLRDTMIFARVRGVEY; from the coding sequence ATGGAAAAACATCCGGTAGAGCCCATCCTTCTCGATATTCCCGAGCATTTCGAAAGCAGACGCCTGCTGATCCGTCCGGCTTTATGGGGAGATGGTGCAGCGGTAAATGAAGCGGTACGCGAGAGCCTGAAGGAGCTCCGTCCATGGATGCCCTGGGCAGACAGCCTTCCTACCCCTGACCAGTCCGAGGCGAGCATCCGCAGATCCCGGCTGGAATTCCTGGAGCGCAAGGATATGCGCCTGCTTCTGTTCCAGAAGGGTACCGGAATCCTCGTCGGCAGCAGCGGCCTGCACCGGATTGACTGGCAGACACGTAAATTTGAAATCGGTTACTGGGTACGGACATCTTACAGCAGACAGGGGTATATCACGGAGGCTGTGCAAGCAATCGCAGACTTTGCAGTTGCAGAGCTCGGAGCGAACCGGATTGAGATCCGCTGCGACGCCCGAAATGTACATAGCGCCAGGGTAGCTGAACGCTCCGGCTTCACGCTTGAGGGCATTCTCCGCAATGACAAATGCGATGTGGACGGGCAACTGCGGGATACGATGATTTTTGCCAGGGTACGCGGGGTGGAGTATTGA
- a CDS encoding asparagine synthase-related protein, producing MSAIAGIYHLQQHNLDPELGMNLMKQLNRYPADDARDWQDKGVYLGCLSQWITPQSVNERLPYYDPERKLAITADAIIDNRNELFEVLGIPREDREAIPDSLLILLAYEKWGEAAPVHLVGDFAFMIWDERRHKLFGARDFSGNRTLYFHQSGTVFAFCTVIHPLLSLPGAGQGLNEQWVAEFLAIQDRVDAADCFLTVYDSIGQLPPAHSISVTGGNIVFSRYCTIQAPPELRLGSNWEYEEAFREVFGRAVKDRLRTFRAAGANLSGGLDSGSVVSFAAEELRRRGQPLYTFSSYPVDGFTGFKLGNRVADERPYIQETIDYVGNIQPSLLNFPERNSYNDIDDWLGIMEMPYKFIENSYWLKGIYEQAQQQDIGILLSGQRGNWSVSWGPALDYQAKLLREFRWLSFYRENKGYNESMQANRRLVMKIVGRKAFPEIRSLLSRRQSQEELPELIDPGFARRTEVYERLERFNIAGDPSAQSIYDFRKRHFEQPHIWNVNGTVATKLSLKYRVWDRDPTNDLRVIRFCLSIPEEQYVQKGVDRSLIRRAMAGRLPDNVRLNRKRRGVQGADGIQRMLPEWGAFLGELREMTRDPQAAVYLNSTGLAGCLDRLGSEPEPHLIFNTDFRLLARGLVFYRFLKRLS from the coding sequence ATGAGCGCAATCGCCGGTATCTATCATCTGCAGCAGCACAATCTGGACCCTGAACTGGGCATGAATCTGATGAAGCAGCTTAACCGTTATCCGGCTGATGATGCGAGGGACTGGCAGGACAAGGGCGTTTATCTCGGATGCCTGTCACAGTGGATTACACCGCAATCTGTAAATGAGCGTTTGCCATACTATGATCCGGAGCGGAAGCTTGCCATTACGGCTGATGCGATCATTGACAATAGAAATGAGCTGTTTGAGGTGCTGGGTATTCCCCGGGAGGACCGGGAAGCGATCCCTGACAGTCTGCTTATATTGCTGGCCTATGAAAAATGGGGCGAAGCAGCACCGGTGCACCTGGTCGGTGACTTTGCCTTCATGATCTGGGATGAACGGCGGCACAAGCTGTTTGGGGCGAGAGACTTTTCGGGCAACCGCACCCTTTATTTTCATCAGTCCGGCACAGTCTTCGCCTTTTGTACAGTCATTCATCCGCTGCTTTCGCTGCCGGGTGCAGGACAGGGGCTGAATGAGCAGTGGGTGGCCGAGTTTCTGGCCATTCAGGACAGAGTGGATGCTGCGGACTGCTTCTTAACCGTATATGACTCGATCGGGCAGCTTCCTCCCGCTCACTCCATCTCGGTAACCGGCGGCAATATCGTCTTCTCCCGTTATTGTACAATCCAGGCTCCGCCGGAGCTGCGGCTTGGCTCCAACTGGGAGTATGAGGAAGCCTTCCGGGAAGTGTTTGGACGGGCGGTGAAGGATCGGCTCCGTACCTTCCGTGCAGCCGGGGCTAACCTGAGCGGCGGGCTGGATTCCGGCTCAGTTGTCAGCTTTGCGGCAGAGGAGCTGCGCCGCCGCGGCCAGCCGCTCTATACCTTCAGTTCCTATCCGGTAGACGGCTTTACAGGCTTCAAGCTCGGCAACCGGGTTGCTGATGAACGCCCTTATATTCAGGAAACGATAGATTATGTGGGCAATATTCAGCCGAGCCTGCTGAATTTTCCCGAACGCAACTCCTATAACGATATTGATGATTGGCTGGGCATCATGGAAATGCCCTATAAATTTATCGAAAATTCTTATTGGCTTAAAGGGATCTACGAGCAGGCCCAGCAGCAGGATATCGGAATTCTGCTCAGCGGACAGAGGGGGAACTGGAGTGTCTCCTGGGGACCTGCCCTGGACTATCAGGCCAAGCTGCTCCGGGAATTCCGCTGGCTCTCCTTTTACCGGGAGAACAAGGGCTATAACGAGTCCATGCAGGCGAACCGCAGACTGGTTATGAAGATCGTAGGCAGGAAGGCTTTTCCTGAAATACGCAGCCTGCTGTCCCGCAGACAGAGCCAGGAGGAGCTGCCGGAGCTGATTGACCCCGGATTTGCCAGACGCACAGAGGTATATGAACGGCTGGAGCGGTTTAACATAGCCGGCGACCCGTCCGCACAGAGCATCTATGATTTCCGCAAAAGACACTTTGAGCAGCCGCACATCTGGAATGTTAACGGTACCGTTGCTACGAAGCTGTCGCTGAAATACCGGGTGTGGGACCGTGACCCGACGAATGACCTGCGTGTGATCCGCTTCTGCCTCTCTATTCCCGAAGAGCAGTACGTCCAGAAAGGGGTGGACCGTTCGCTGATCCGCCGCGCAATGGCCGGGCGCCTGCCGGACAATGTCCGGCTCAACCGCAAGCGGCGCGGGGTGCAGGGGGCAGACGGCATCCAGCGGATGCTGCCGGAATGGGGTGCTTTTCTGGGGGAGCTGCGGGAGATGACCCGTGATCCGCAGGCTGCGGTATATCTGAACAGCACGGGGCTCGCCGGATGCTTGGACCGGCTGGGTAGTGAGCCCGAACCTCATCTGATTTTTAATACTGATTTTCGCCTGCTGGCCCGCGGACTTGTCTTTTACAGGTTCCTGAAGCGCCTGTCGTGA
- a CDS encoding paeninodin family lasso peptide, protein MKKEYSKPALEVLDVKMTMAGPGLAIADSFQSDPDEIVHHS, encoded by the coding sequence ATGAAAAAGGAATACAGCAAGCCTGCTTTGGAAGTACTCGACGTTAAGATGACTATGGCTGGACCGGGACTGGCAATCGCCGACTCCTTCCAAAGTGATCCGGATGAGATCGTACATCACTCCTAA
- a CDS encoding lasso peptide biosynthesis PqqD family chaperone codes for MMSTANVLSLETVLVQRPGNIASDMDGEKVMLNIQNGKYYNLGEVGGEIWSAIAQPAPVSRIVEVIRQTFEVPAETAERDVFEFVYSLLAEDLVAIASAS; via the coding sequence ATGATGAGTACTGCAAATGTGTTGTCCCTTGAAACGGTGCTTGTCCAGCGGCCGGGCAATATCGCCAGCGACATGGACGGCGAGAAGGTGATGCTCAATATACAGAACGGCAAGTATTACAATCTGGGCGAGGTTGGCGGAGAGATCTGGTCGGCAATAGCACAGCCGGCGCCGGTAAGCCGGATCGTGGAGGTTATCCGGCAAACCTTCGAGGTTCCGGCGGAAACGGCAGAGCGGGATGTATTTGAATTTGTGTACAGCCTGCTGGCTGAGGATCTGGTCGCCATTGCTTCTGCATCATGA
- a CDS encoding lasso peptide biosynthesis B2 protein, translated as MTGLRRLHLLLTDDRAVLALLPEALWYLFIARIRLLFPFACTAPRLGRQSQETAGEVSARDAHTIKRITRAIRGGSRLTPWKSTCMVRAVAALGMLEKRGIESTLYMGVARDKQGQMIAHAWLRSGPYYVSGDDAMRGFVVVQKFAKVIQAE; from the coding sequence ATGACGGGCCTCCGGCGGCTTCACCTGCTGTTAACGGATGACCGCGCGGTCCTGGCCCTTCTTCCGGAGGCTCTATGGTACCTGTTCATTGCAAGAATCCGCCTGCTGTTCCCCTTTGCCTGTACAGCCCCGCGGCTTGGCCGGCAGTCGCAGGAGACCGCCGGAGAAGTGAGCGCCAGGGATGCGCATACCATTAAGCGGATTACCCGGGCGATCCGGGGCGGCAGCAGGCTTACCCCCTGGAAGAGCACCTGCATGGTGAGAGCCGTTGCCGCTCTGGGCATGCTCGAAAAACGCGGTATCGAGAGCACGCTGTACATGGGGGTTGCCAGGGATAAGCAGGGGCAGATGATTGCCCATGCCTGGCTGCGCAGCGGACCGTATTATGTGTCCGGTGATGACGCGATGCGGGGATTTGTTGTCGTTCAGAAATTTGCCAAGGTGATACAAGCCGAGTAA
- a CDS encoding ABC transporter ATP-binding protein codes for MQAIIYYVRQLQQLSGVKLYLNLLGMVISGLLESSAILLLVPMLGLAGLQLGGAGAAFDLPMLGFISELPQTTALMLVLGSYIGIVLCQNLIARFVAVRNVEIQQTYGRQLRYEVYSALLRAEWSFFLKKRTSDLVNLMTTEIARVLAGISCFLQFLTSLLFTLVQIAFAFWLSPQMTLAVLVCAVLLSLFSRRFIRKAKKLGSRSTELGKTYLAGITDQLNGIKDIKSNNLEQSRLEWLHGFTGEVKHEQLEYTRLRSNSQLLYKMSSTLLIALFIFVSFRFLHVEGPNLLLVILVFARLWPTFSSLQSLMEQLASVLPSFKQLKEMEEECLRAAEEGPAAGSGKTPVPMVLKEGLEARDVHFRYDPQKPEYSMQAVNVAIPANRMTAIVGRSGAGKSTLVDLLMGLMQPESGNILADGAPITGERLLSYRRSIGYVAQDPFLYNATIRDNLTMIKPNASEEELWEALEFASSAEFVRRLPEGLDTLIGDRGIRLSGGERQRLVLARAIIRKPSILVLDEATSALDTENEQKIQEALDRLKHSVTLIVIAHRLSTIRGADQILVIDQGRVIQQGVYGRLASETGGMFSRLLSGQEAM; via the coding sequence ATGCAAGCCATTATCTATTATGTCCGGCAGCTTCAGCAGCTGTCCGGAGTCAAGCTGTATTTGAATTTGCTCGGTATGGTCATCAGCGGTCTGCTTGAGAGCTCAGCTATACTGCTGCTGGTGCCGATGCTCGGTTTGGCAGGACTGCAGCTTGGCGGGGCGGGAGCAGCCTTTGATCTTCCTATGCTCGGCTTCATATCAGAGCTGCCGCAGACAACGGCGCTTATGCTGGTGCTGGGCTCCTACATCGGCATTGTGCTCTGCCAGAATCTGATTGCGCGCTTTGTGGCGGTCCGCAATGTGGAGATTCAGCAGACCTACGGCCGGCAGCTGCGATATGAAGTATACAGTGCCCTGCTGCGGGCAGAATGGTCCTTTTTTCTGAAGAAAAGAACCTCCGACCTGGTTAACCTCATGACTACGGAAATCGCCCGGGTGCTTGCGGGCATCAGCTGCTTTCTGCAGTTTCTCACCTCACTGCTGTTCACGCTGGTGCAGATCGCCTTTGCTTTCTGGCTGTCGCCGCAGATGACGCTCGCTGTGCTTGTCTGCGCTGTCCTGCTGTCTCTGTTCTCGCGCAGGTTCATCCGCAAAGCCAAAAAGCTGGGCAGCCGCAGCACCGAGCTCGGCAAAACGTATCTTGCCGGTATTACTGACCAACTGAATGGAATCAAGGACATCAAGAGCAACAATCTGGAGCAGTCGCGGCTGGAATGGCTGCACGGATTTACCGGAGAAGTGAAGCATGAACAGCTGGAATATACCCGTCTGCGTTCAAACTCCCAGCTGCTCTACAAAATGTCCTCGACCCTGCTGATCGCCCTCTTTATCTTCGTTTCGTTCCGGTTCCTTCATGTGGAGGGGCCGAATCTGCTGCTGGTCATTCTGGTGTTCGCCAGACTGTGGCCGACCTTTTCCTCCTTGCAATCCTTAATGGAGCAGCTTGCCTCCGTTCTGCCTTCCTTTAAGCAGCTTAAGGAAATGGAGGAGGAGTGCCTGCGCGCTGCTGAGGAAGGACCGGCAGCAGGAAGCGGAAAGACGCCTGTTCCAATGGTGCTCAAGGAAGGCCTTGAAGCGCGTGACGTCCATTTCCGCTACGATCCCCAGAAGCCTGAATACTCCATGCAGGCTGTGAATGTTGCGATTCCGGCCAACCGCATGACCGCCATAGTCGGACGTTCCGGTGCAGGCAAAAGCACACTCGTGGACCTGCTTATGGGACTGATGCAGCCTGAGTCAGGGAATATTCTGGCTGATGGTGCGCCGATCACGGGGGAACGCCTGCTGTCCTACCGCCGTTCCATCGGCTATGTAGCCCAGGACCCGTTTCTCTATAACGCAACGATCCGTGATAATCTGACGATGATCAAGCCGAATGCCAGTGAAGAGGAACTGTGGGAAGCGCTGGAGTTCGCCTCCTCAGCCGAGTTCGTGCGCAGGCTGCCGGAAGGACTGGATACGCTGATCGGCGACCGCGGCATCCGCCTGTCCGGCGGGGAACGGCAGCGGCTGGTATTGGCCCGGGCCATTATCCGCAAGCCGTCAATCCTGGTGCTGGACGAGGCGACAAGCGCGCTCGACACCGAAAATGAGCAGAAGATCCAGGAGGCGCTGGACCGGCTGAAGCATTCCGTTACGCTCATTGTCATTGCCCACCGCCTGTCCACCATCCGCGGGGCCGATCAGATTCTGGTGATTGACCAGGGCCGGGTCATCCAGCAGGGGGTCTACGGCAGGCTCGCCTCCGAAACAGGCGGCATGTTCAGCCGGCTGCTCAGCGGCCAGGAGGCAATGTAG
- a CDS encoding nucleotidyltransferase domain-containing protein — MTDRYTLNKGSLSKEICLLLHLLAADSVDGLAERSPQQFADIDWKQFIRLTLHHRVFPFLYPKLSGMTSQLIPAHVSERLQQEYRSNTVRMLQLSGEMARIGAELSKLGIRSLFLKGPVLAEDLYGDFSLRTSRDLDFMVPIDRLAETEAFLLKLGYEQIEVYESILGDWKWREHHLTFNHPDSKIKLEVHWRLGPGPSAEPGFGELWEHSRSSTLLGPDVRYLGREDLFLFLVSHGARHAWSRLRWLLDIKMLLLQQPDNEQLLGLLKQYNCEAIAGQTLILAADLLDTKVDSRLSGLMDMPKAQRLAQDAVFYVARMVNLNDPPLEPEVERHFKAYQPAILTPRNRLLRAAGFLYPYAADARTLPLPKPLHVLYFPLRPFLWSWRKVTGREEA, encoded by the coding sequence ATGACTGACCGGTATACCCTTAATAAAGGGAGCTTATCTAAAGAAATATGTCTTCTTCTTCACTTGCTTGCCGCTGACTCCGTTGATGGGCTGGCAGAACGGAGTCCGCAGCAATTCGCAGATATAGACTGGAAGCAGTTCATCCGCCTTACCCTGCATCACCGTGTATTTCCTTTCCTGTATCCCAAGCTCAGCGGAATGACCAGCCAGCTCATCCCTGCCCATGTCAGTGAACGGCTGCAGCAGGAGTACCGCAGCAACACTGTCCGGATGCTGCAGCTCAGCGGGGAGATGGCCCGGATCGGCGCGGAGCTGAGCAAGCTCGGAATCCGTTCTCTTTTCCTCAAGGGGCCTGTGCTTGCCGAGGATCTGTACGGTGATTTCTCACTGCGCACCTCGCGTGACCTCGACTTCATGGTGCCCATAGACCGGCTTGCAGAAACGGAGGCTTTCCTGCTGAAGCTGGGGTATGAGCAGATAGAGGTCTATGAGAGCATACTCGGTGACTGGAAATGGCGGGAGCACCACTTAACCTTCAATCATCCCGACAGCAAAATTAAGCTCGAGGTCCACTGGCGTCTGGGTCCGGGGCCTTCCGCCGAGCCCGGTTTCGGGGAGCTGTGGGAGCATTCGCGGAGCAGCACACTGCTGGGCCCTGACGTGCGCTATCTGGGCCGCGAGGATTTGTTCCTCTTCCTTGTCTCGCACGGCGCGCGCCATGCCTGGTCCCGGCTGCGCTGGCTGCTCGACATCAAGATGCTGCTGCTCCAGCAGCCGGACAATGAGCAGCTGCTTGGGCTGCTGAAGCAGTATAACTGTGAGGCGATTGCCGGACAGACGCTGATCCTTGCCGCTGACCTGCTGGATACTAAGGTTGATTCCCGGCTGTCCGGGCTGATGGATATGCCAAAGGCCCAGCGGCTGGCACAGGATGCTGTATTCTATGTAGCACGGATGGTCAATCTGAATGATCCTCCGCTGGAGCCGGAGGTAGAGAGACACTTTAAAGCCTATCAGCCGGCGATCTTAACGCCCCGCAACCGGCTGCTGCGGGCGGCAGGCTTCCTGTACCCTTATGCAGCGGATGCCAGAACGCTCCCGCTGCCGAAGCCGCTGCATGTCCTGTATTTCCCGCTCCGCCCTTTTCTCTGGAGCTGGCGCAAGGTGACCGGCCGGGAGGAGGCTTAA
- a CDS encoding phosphotransferase family protein has product MTDIGMLGIPGAATWRRIEPVLKGWSGDKKYYIEDHDGTKLLLRLSAADTYNRKAAEFAAIRKFNGLDFPMSRALCFGTCADEQVYMLLSWVEGIPLEDCLADLPVEEQYKLGAEAGGILRMIHSIRQDKELSGWETAMQSKILRRIREYEECPYRLENDAVAIRYVQENIGLIHNVEKVYHHGDFHAGNLLYTPEGGVGVIDFNRWDIADYAEEFYKVQFFDRRVSIPFAKGKLDGYFAGPPPESFWQRQALYVAYSSLFSIKWAIPFGEADVQGMMEIARQAFRDYDDFGRLVPRWYAE; this is encoded by the coding sequence ATGACAGATATCGGCATGCTCGGGATTCCAGGTGCAGCCACATGGCGCAGGATAGAGCCGGTGTTAAAGGGCTGGTCGGGCGACAAAAAATATTATATTGAAGATCATGACGGAACAAAGCTGCTGCTCCGGCTGTCGGCAGCGGACACGTATAACCGGAAAGCAGCAGAATTTGCAGCCATCCGGAAGTTTAACGGGCTGGATTTCCCGATGTCGCGGGCACTTTGTTTCGGTACCTGTGCCGATGAGCAGGTCTATATGCTGCTAAGCTGGGTTGAAGGGATACCCCTGGAGGATTGTCTGGCAGACCTGCCTGTGGAGGAGCAATATAAGCTGGGGGCGGAGGCAGGCGGAATTCTCCGCATGATTCACAGTATCCGCCAGGATAAGGAGCTGTCCGGCTGGGAAACGGCAATGCAGTCTAAAATATTGAGACGGATCAGGGAGTATGAGGAGTGCCCTTACCGACTGGAGAATGATGCTGTGGCCATCCGTTATGTCCAGGAGAACATCGGGCTTATCCACAACGTAGAGAAGGTATACCACCACGGGGACTTCCATGCCGGCAACCTGCTGTACACCCCGGAAGGCGGAGTCGGTGTGATTGATTTTAACCGTTGGGATATTGCCGATTATGCCGAGGAGTTCTATAAGGTCCAGTTTTTTGACCGGAGAGTGAGTATTCCCTTTGCCAAAGGGAAGCTGGACGGTTATTTTGCAGGTCCGCCGCCGGAGTCCTTCTGGCAGAGACAGGCGCTGTATGTGGCGTACAGCTCGCTTTTTTCAATTAAGTGGGCCATTCCCTTCGGGGAAGCAGACGTTCAGGGGATGATGGAAATCGCCAGGCAGGCTTTTCGGGATTACGATGATTTCGGGAGACTGGTTCCACGCTGGTATGCAGAGTGA
- a CDS encoding HEAT repeat domain-containing protein — MTNEELNQELPENYSELKKAAGRTADWKARLEAVEELGHWNHKQVIDILNRLLTSDPVYTVQEAAYRKLIAFGEEVTAPSKSKPELFKGIGKIMLRIKKSLPREHSYEDFKEKLQKMRIDIYDAYEGEKGEEFDNWLKQQWLSAK; from the coding sequence TTGACTAACGAAGAACTGAATCAAGAGCTGCCGGAGAACTATTCGGAGCTGAAGAAGGCCGCCGGCCGTACTGCGGACTGGAAAGCACGCCTTGAGGCTGTAGAAGAGCTGGGCCACTGGAACCATAAGCAAGTTATTGATATCCTGAATCGCCTGTTGACCAGCGATCCTGTATATACTGTTCAAGAAGCTGCATACCGGAAGCTGATTGCGTTTGGCGAAGAGGTAACTGCACCGTCCAAGAGCAAGCCTGAGCTGTTCAAAGGCATCGGCAAAATAATGCTGCGCATCAAGAAGAGCCTTCCGCGTGAGCACTCCTATGAGGATTTCAAGGAAAAGCTGCAGAAGATGCGGATCGACATCTACGATGCTTACGAAGGCGAGAAGGGTGAAGAATTTGACAATTGGCTGAAGCAGCAGTGGCTTTCAGCGAAATAG